The genomic window GGAGGGGGACATCGAGAAGCTATCGTTCGCTGTGGAGCTCGCGCAGGAGTTTTACACCAGGGCCAGCGCCaaaggaggcggagacggcggcggagacggcgcattccacgcggtcgacgcgggaggagggtacgaagacgacgaggaggatgaggcggtgggcgccgacgcgagccagctcgcgtcgttcctTCCCCGCAGCCTCGTCTGGCTCATTCAGCGCGATTTCCTCGAGGGGTCCACGGTCAACCAGATGGTGAAGGAGGCGCTGCGATCCGTGCCGAACCCGAGCCGGGACACCCACGTGGATGAACTGAACCGGATCCGCGAGTCGCTCCGGGCCCTGGCGGGGAACTCCACCGCGTTTGGCCTGAGGCAGCCGCACCTGGAGCGCACCAAGCTgtgcgagctccgcgacgacgagctcgagcccgCGTACGTCGCACAGAGGGACCAGCTCAAGGGGatcatcgcgtcgtccgcaAAGGCAAAGGCTCACGTCGACGTTCCGGGGTCTGCGCCGTCACTCGGTAATAGCGGTCTCATGACCGGACCTTcactcgccgcgctcatcgagcGATCGGTGACGGCGCTGAACGAAGGCGACTTTCCCAGCGCGGGTAACGTGGTGGATTCGTTCAACAGGGACGCGCTGGAGCGTCACATGGCGTCTTACGCGTCGGCCATGGACGGAGTGCGTTTGCCGGTGGATGAGGAGGCGCTGACCTCGACGCacaggctcgcggcggccaaggcggtgAAAGATTTTAGGCGCGATAGGTTCGGCAGGGGTGCGGTGACGACTGCGGCGCTGCGTCGCAAGCTGGGCGAGATGCTAGAGCAGCGGAAGGAGAAAAACGCGTTTCTGTCGGGGAAGGAATGCGAAACactggcgacgacgtgcgagGAAGAGCTGGTGAGTTTACAGACCATGCGGCTGCCGTCGCTGCGAAAGTTCGACACCAGCTCCAAGGCGTGCGAAGATAGGTGGAGCAAGCGTTGCGTGGGTCCCAGCAGGGAGACGTACGGCGCGAGGATCAAGCGGAGCATGGCGAGGGAACGTTCTTCGTTTCTCCAAAACTACAACGCTCGGCTCCTCAACGGTTTGCTGATGCTCTCCATCGGCGGCATCGTGACCTTCAGGTTTCTGTACACCAGCGCACTGGGCGAACTCGTCGCTTGGTGTCTGTTCATCTCCCTGGAGGTTGGACCCAAGCTGTacctcggcggggacggcaTGTTCGAATCCAGGTGGTGGACCACGGCTGTTCAGTTTTGGGAGGTTGCAGTGTACAATCAGCTCATCGACATGGACAAGGTTGGCCCCGTGCTGCtgtgcgtcgcgctcgctGCGCTGGTGTACGTCAGGGTCCGACGGTGCGTGCAGTGGCTGAACGGGTGTTGCCCGTGCATCGTGCGCAATTGCTGCTGCACGTCTCTGCTTGGCATACCCAACGCGAGGCCAAAGGGGAAGCGGAAAACCGACGTGAGTGGACGAACGCGCGACCTGGACGTCTGAGACGATCCCTAAATCTAGCTTACTATCTTCAATGCTCGGCGCGTATTTCGCGGACGTCTATCTGATTGTTCTATTATCGTGCAGCCTCActggggaggcggcgggcgcgggggtgggacCCCAGCCCCCGGCGGTGGAAACCCTGCGTAGTGTGGAAGATACCCGGGGACGAAGCCCGGGGGCATCATTGGCGGAGGATGCCCcatcatcatcgccgcgggatccATCATCGGTGGTACACCACCGCTAGCGGCCATCTGATGTTCCTGCCACTGCTTCATGTACAGCTTCTGCACGTGCTGCACGTCCATGTCCCGGACCAACCCCGCGAGGttgaggagctcgtcgggtCCAAGGATCCCccgcaggagctcgagaaaGCGCTCGACCTTGGCATTCTTCGCGTTCTCCTTCAGCACCCGCTGCCACGGCTCGAGGTCCTCGTCCGCATCCTCGCCCAGGATCCAATCGTAGGATGAACCCTGCGTTGACGTCATCAAACACTGTGCCGCGCCACTCGAAATAAACTTTCTGACCGAGCTGGACGCTGGAGAGGAACTGAAAAGGGCGGTTTGGCAATCGCGAGATGCCAAATCCGGTCGCACACGGGCACTCGCTCGGGCGGGTTCAAGACGGTTACGATGACCGTCGACCCTGTGCTCGCGGACCCTATTCCGGTGGACCATTTTTTGGCGGAGGGCCGGCGCAAACTCGCGGAGAAGTACCTGGACACCAAGATGGTGGCGTTCAGGTTCGAGGGCGAGATGGACCCCGATCCGATCCAGGCGCCCCTCACCTCGCACCACCCCATGCGCGACGTCGTGTCCGCCATGGAGCAGGAGGTGTA from Micromonas commoda chromosome 11, complete sequence includes these protein-coding regions:
- a CDS encoding predicted protein (Encodes a short protein with hydroxyproline-rich glycoprotein (HRGP) motifs), which codes for MTSTQGSSYDWILGEDADEDLEPWQRVLKENAKNAKVERFLELLRGILGPDELLNLAGLVRDMDVQHVQKLYMKQWQEHQMAASGGVPPMMDPAAMMMGHPPPMMPPGFVPGYLPHYAGFPPPGAGVPPPRPPPPQ
- a CDS encoding guanylate binding protein (contains PF02260.9 Guanylate binding domain shows conservation to CCMP1545), with the protein product MKRTVSVLAVLTLLVASVGAVPHADDADARGPRSLLQRLRSGGTVPRRYGGHEVNTDGRAARSGRRPFPIVLPSETERTKLTLQREGLDVLRGIKGPIAPVVVIGPYRSGKSFLLNQMLGVSCGEGFGVGHTRKTETKGVWVWGEPMMVDGDEVNVVFVDTEGFEATGMSDAYDDRIFALSSIMSSVLVYNLPETVKEGDIEKLSFAVELAQEFYTRASAKGGGDGGGDGAFHALASFLPRSLVWLIQRDFLEGSTVNQMVKEALRSVPNPSRDTHVDELNRIRESLRALAGNSTAFGLRQPHLERTKLCELRDDELEPAYVAQRDQLKGIIASSAKAKAHVDVPGSAPSLGNSGLMTGPSLAALIERSVTALNEGDFPSAGNVVDSFNRDALERHMASYASAMDGVRLPVDEEALTSTHRLAAAKAVKDFRRDRFGRGAVTTAALRRKLGEMLEQRKEKNAFLSGKECETLATTCEEELVSLQTMRLPSLRKFDTSSKACEDRWSKRCVGPSRETYGARIKRSMARERSSFLQNYNARLLNGLLMLSIGGIVTFRFLYTSALGELVAWCLFISLEVGPKLYLGGDGMFESRWWTTAVQFWEVAVYNQLIDMDKVGPVLLCVALAALVYVRVRRCVQWLNGCCPCIVRNCCCTSLLGIPNARPKGKRKTDVSGRTRDLDV